Part of the Halopenitus persicus genome is shown below.
CACTCGAACGTCTCGCCGACCGGCTCTCCCGTCGTCGACTCATCGAGACCGTACGGCATCGGACGGGCAACGTCACGCCAGTCGTACTCGCCGTCCGTGGCGTCGTCACTGCCGTCCTCGCTTCCATCACCGGCGGCACTGTCCTCGGCGCCGGGTACACTGTCCTCGACGGCGTGTTCGTTGCCGAGGGTCGCCAGCAACTCCCGAACCTCCTCGGGGAAGACGGTCGCCGTGTGTGGCTCCGCGTGCGATCGATCGTCCTCCGTCTCGACGCCAGCGCCATCGCCCTCAGCAACGCCATCGTCGGCGTTCGGCGTATACCCCTTGCAGCAGGCTCCACAGCGCGTACACTCGAACCCGATCGACTCGATCGCGTCCGCGAGATCGGCGACCGACAGCTCACGGGCGCGGTCGAGTTCGGCCTCGAGGCTCTCCATACGTCCTCATTCGCGTGCACGTGCTAAACCTCCGTG
Proteins encoded:
- a CDS encoding YkgJ family cysteine cluster protein is translated as MESLEAELDRARELSVADLADAIESIGFECTRCGACCKGYTPNADDGVAEGDGAGVETEDDRSHAEPHTATVFPEEVRELLATLGNEHAVEDSVPGAEDSAAGDGSEDGSDDATDGEYDWRDVARPMPYGLDESTTGEPVGETFEWALQTDACGNCTFYRETDGRGACTVHEDRPLVCRTYPFSVALGGTSQPMGEAVDEAGMVRAHECEGLGRDISRSEAEDLADALKRRAVRELEEAIGVRDAYRPAGDVDGVVVHDSEGQKRPDGTPIDGDRTERS